DNA from Halogeometricum sp. S1BR25-6:
ACGGCGGCGACGGCGCCGTCGACGTACACCTGCCCGGAGAACAGGAAGGCGTGGTGGACGCCGATGGTGAGGGCGCCGCCGGCGAGGACGGGCAGCCACTCCGCGCGCGAGGCGGGCAGGAGCCGGTCCCCCCGGACGCGCGCGAGACAGAAGAGGAGGAGCGCGGCCACGTCGAAGCGAACGGCAGCGAACAGGGCCGGCGGCAGGGAGTCGAGACCCACCTCGGTGGCGACGAAGGCGGTGCCCCAGACGGCCGAGAGAAGGACGAAGACGAGAGAGGTCCGATGACGCATCTGGCTGTCCGGAAGCGGTCGGCCGTCGTGAATGGCTCGGTTCCGCCCCGGTCGGACGGTCAACTCGGTGGGGCCGGCAGCATCGAGACGGAGGCGATACCGGCTCCGGTCGTACTGACTATCGGCCGTGGCGGCCGTGAGGCATCCTCGCACCGGCGGAACCGAAGGAACAAGATTTTATGCGGGCCGAGGGTAGTTTCGAGCACCATGAGCAAGAAATCCAAGGCCAAGAAGAAGCGCCTGGCCAAACTGGAGCGTCAGAACAGCCGCGTTCCCGCGTGGGTCATGATGAAGACGGACATGGAAGTCACGCGAAACCCGAAGCGCCGCAACTGGCGGCGGAGCAACACGGACGAGTAAGCCATGAGCGCAAGCGACTTCGAGGAGCGCGTCATCACGGTTCCGCTCCGAGACGTGAAAGCCGTTCCCGCGCACGAGCGTGCGGGCCGCGCGATGAAGATTATCCGCGAGCACCTCGCGAAGCACTTCTCGGTCGACACCGAGGAGGTCCGCCTCGACCCCGCCGTCAACGAGACGGTGTGGGCGACGGGCCGACAGCAGCCCCCGAGCAAACTGCGCGTCCGCGCCGCTCGGTTCGACGAGGACGGCGAGCGAGTCGTCGAGGCCGAGCCGGCCGAATAGCGTGCTCCGCACCTCCTTCGCTGGCTCGGGGTACGTCGGCGTCTTCGCCTGCGCGACCGACGACGTGCTGTTGGTCCGCCCGGACGCCGAGGACGACGTCGTCGGCCCGATAGCGGACGAACTCGGCGTGCCCGCGGTGCGGACAACCGTCGGCGGGTCGGGGACCGTCGGCGCCCTCGCGACGGGCAACGCCAACGGCGTCCTCGTCTCCGGGCGCGCGACCGAGCGAGAGAAGGAGACCATCGAGGACGCCGCGGGCGTCCCCGTCTCGGAACTCCCCGGCCGCATCAACGCCGCCGGGAACGTGGTCCTGGCGAACGACGCGGGCGCGTACGTCCACCCGGACTTCTCCGAGGAGGCGCTGTCCGCCGTCGAGGACGCCCTCGACGTCCCGGCCGAACGCGGCGACCTCGCGGACGTCCGAACGGTCGGCACCGCCGCCGTGGCGACGAACGACGGAGTGCTCTGTCACCCCAAGTCCCGCGAACCCGAGTTGGAGGCGCTCGAAGAGCTCCTCGACGTGCGCGCCGACATCGGGACGGTCAACTACGGCGCGCCGCTCGTCGGCTCCGGGCTGGTCGCCACCGAATCCGGCTACGTCGTCGGCGAAGAGACGACCGGGCCGGAACTCGGCCGCATCGAAGAGACGCTCGGCTACCTCGACTGACGACCGCCGCCCGACCGCTCTTCGCTTCTCTTCGTTCCGCCCCGCTCGCTCTCTCCGCCAGCGCCAGCGCCGGCGCTCGCTCATCGGTCCACCGTCGCCTGTTCCCTCCGAGTAGGAAGATACTTCCCGCTCGCGGGCCGAGGATGCGGGTATGAGCCAATTCACGGTGAGCGGCCAGTTCCAGAGCCGGGACGGCCACAGCAAGTTCGAGACAGTCGTCGACGCGCCGAACGAAAACGTCGCCCGCGACCGCGTCTTCTCGAACATCGGGAGCCAGCACGGACTCAAGCGTCCCCAGATCGAGATTTCGGAGGTGTCCGAACAATGATGGGCGGCGGCGGACAACAGCAGCTCCAGCAGCTCTCCCAGGAGCTTCAGGCGATCGACGAGGAGATCGAAGAGCTCGAAACCGACGTCGCGGACCTCGAACAGGAGAAAGAGGAGATAGACGAGGCCGTTGAGGCCATCGAGACGCTGGAGTCGGGGTCGACGGTGCAGGTGCCCCTCGGCGGCGGCGCCTACCTCCGCGCGGAAGTGCAGGACATCGACGAGGTCATCGTCGACCTCGGCGGCAACTACGCGGCCGAGCAGGAGCAGAACGACGCTATCGAGGCCCTGCGCGTGAAGCAGGACTCCCTCGACGAGCGCATCGCCGAAGTCCGCGGCGAGATCGAGGACCTCGAAGAGGAGAGCTCCGAACTCGAACAGCAGGCCCAGCAGATGCAGCAGCAGATGCAGCAACAGCAGATGCAGCAGATGCAGGGAATGCAGGGCGACGAAGACGGCGAGTAACGCCGCTCCGACCAGCTTTCACTCACTATGTTCGACGGACTGAAAAAGAAGCTCAACAGTTTCCGCGAAGACGTCGAGGACACCGCCGAGGAGAAGGCCGAAGCGGAGGCCGATGCCGAGGCGGAAGCGGACGTCGAGGCCGCCGGCGAAACCGAGGTTGACGCTACGGCCGAGACGCCGGTCGACGACGACGCCTCGGGGTCGACGGACGCCATCGCGGACGCCGACCCCGGCGCCGACGCGGACGCCGAGACGGTCCCCGAAACCGAACCCGGACCGACGGACGC
Protein-coding regions in this window:
- a CDS encoding 50S ribosomal protein L39e — translated: MSKKSKAKKKRLAKLERQNSRVPAWVMMKTDMEVTRNPKRRNWRRSNTDE
- the rpl18a gene encoding 50S ribosomal protein L18Ae — protein: MSQFTVSGQFQSRDGHSKFETVVDAPNENVARDRVFSNIGSQHGLKRPQIEISEVSEQ
- the pfdA gene encoding prefoldin subunit alpha encodes the protein MGGGGQQQLQQLSQELQAIDEEIEELETDVADLEQEKEEIDEAVEAIETLESGSTVQVPLGGGAYLRAEVQDIDEVIVDLGGNYAAEQEQNDAIEALRVKQDSLDERIAEVRGEIEDLEEESSELEQQAQQMQQQMQQQQMQQMQGMQGDEDGE
- a CDS encoding 50S ribosomal protein L31e, with the translated sequence MSASDFEERVITVPLRDVKAVPAHERAGRAMKIIREHLAKHFSVDTEEVRLDPAVNETVWATGRQQPPSKLRVRAARFDEDGERVVEAEPAE
- a CDS encoding translation initiation factor IF-6, coding for MLRTSFAGSGYVGVFACATDDVLLVRPDAEDDVVGPIADELGVPAVRTTVGGSGTVGALATGNANGVLVSGRATEREKETIEDAAGVPVSELPGRINAAGNVVLANDAGAYVHPDFSEEALSAVEDALDVPAERGDLADVRTVGTAAVATNDGVLCHPKSREPELEALEELLDVRADIGTVNYGAPLVGSGLVATESGYVVGEETTGPELGRIEETLGYLD